One uncultured Alphaproteobacteria bacterium genomic region harbors:
- the idnD gene encoding L-idonate 5-dehydrogenase, with protein MRACVLHRAEDLRVEARDDRPLGAGEVRLRLGRGSLCGSDLHYYFDGRVGDFAVREPLILGHEVSGDVVEIGPGVDPALLGRRVAVDPSQPCGRCEDCRRGRENLCADMVFFGSAARLPHLQGAFADAPVVRASQCHPVPDEMPHERLAFAEPLAVAMHACTRAGNLLGKRVLITGVGPIGALIALAARKAGAAHIAVTDVADAPLALVGRIAADETVNTAAAPERARAWQEGRGTFDAAFEASGNLDALETCLLATRPGGTLVQVGFLPGGRVPVQMNRLMAKELQVHGSFRFHEEFAWSVRALTSGAIDVAPLLTGAYPVSRVDEAFAAARDRARHMKVQIYFD; from the coding sequence ATGAGAGCTTGCGTACTGCATCGGGCCGAAGACCTGCGCGTGGAGGCGCGGGACGACCGCCCCCTCGGCGCGGGCGAGGTGCGGCTGCGCCTCGGGCGCGGCAGCCTCTGCGGCTCGGATCTGCACTATTATTTCGACGGCCGGGTCGGCGATTTCGCGGTGCGCGAACCGCTGATCCTCGGCCACGAGGTTTCGGGCGACGTGGTCGAGATCGGCCCGGGCGTCGATCCGGCGCTGCTCGGCCGCCGCGTCGCGGTCGACCCGTCGCAGCCCTGCGGTCGCTGCGAAGACTGCCGGCGCGGCCGGGAGAACCTCTGCGCCGACATGGTGTTCTTCGGCAGCGCCGCGCGCCTGCCGCATCTCCAGGGCGCGTTCGCCGACGCGCCGGTGGTGCGCGCGAGCCAGTGCCACCCGGTGCCGGACGAGATGCCGCACGAGCGCCTGGCGTTCGCCGAGCCCCTGGCGGTGGCGATGCATGCCTGCACCCGCGCCGGGAACCTTCTCGGCAAGCGCGTGCTGATCACCGGCGTCGGGCCGATCGGCGCGCTGATCGCGCTCGCCGCGCGCAAGGCGGGCGCGGCCCACATCGCCGTCACCGACGTGGCCGACGCGCCGCTCGCCCTGGTCGGGCGGATCGCCGCGGACGAAACCGTCAACACCGCCGCGGCGCCGGAGCGGGCGCGGGCGTGGCAGGAGGGGCGCGGCACGTTCGACGCCGCGTTCGAGGCGTCGGGCAATCTCGACGCCCTCGAAACCTGCCTCCTCGCCACCCGGCCCGGCGGCACCCTGGTGCAGGTCGGGTTCCTGCCCGGCGGCCGGGTGCCGGTGCAGATGAACCGGCTGATGGCGAAGGAACTCCAGGTCCACGGCTCGTTCCGCTTCCACGAGGAGTTCGCGTGGTCGGTGCGGGCGCTGACGAGCGGCGCGATCGACGTCGCGCCTCTGCTCACCGGGGCCTATCCGGTCTCGCGGGTGGACGAGGCGTTCGCCGCGGCGCGGGACCGCGCGCGGCACATGAAGGTGCAGATCTACTTCGACTGA